GAGATGTGCCTCTGTGCTGGTGATACCGCTGCAGGAGCTACTGAAAGCATCTCTCTGTTGGattcatttatgtgtttttcaggtGTCGGCGCCTTCACCATAGTCGATGGCCACACAGTGTCTGGGGAAGATGTTGGAAACAAGTGAGACAGCGATGTTTCTTTGAAAGTTGTGAATAATATGTGTTGGTTTTACTTGTGCACTCATGAACCTCGTCATCTTGTCCTGCAGCTTTTTCCTGAGCAACAACAGCATTGGAAAGGTATTCTTtgtcaaaatatataaatgtatctttttttaatcttgtacttttttgttttacGCACAATTTCCTATTGTCTTCCCACCTGCTCTTTGCATTTCTTCTCATAGGAATTGTTCATATTCTTATTAGGAATAAACATGTGATATTTGTATGGGTCCTGATCTTAGCTTTCATGTTGCAGAACAGAGCACAGGCCGCCACTGAGCTGCTACAAGAACTGAACAGCGATGTCTCTGGGAACTTTGTCGAGGAGGTTGGTTTTGTGTGTCACAACAGGTTTACAAATATGTAGTAATGTTGTAACAATAACAATACGTCACACGAAAATGCACTAAAACTGTTACAATTCTTCATACGCTAAAAGAGACAAGGCCATGTGCAGATTTATTACAAGTCTATAAGTCAAATGGGTACAGcataaactatttaaatatgtaaatgcaaCATTCAGTATATCATTCctctattttctgtttctcctgcagagtcCAGACAAGCTTCTTGACAACGATCCAGAGTTTTTCCACAGGTTTACCATAGTCATCGGTGTCCATTTGCCAGAAAGGTATGAGACAtacactttgaaaacaaatatcttaaCTCTAAATGGATGAActgtcagacttttttttaatttacaaaataaaatgaagcaatttgtgtttgaggaaaaaTGTTAGGCACATTCTGCAAGTGCAAGAGctccatctgtgttttcatttaaagagCTTGGTGTGGATTTTTTATCGTTTCTTTTGTGTCCAACTTAACTATCAAATTAAATTCAACAGCACGTGTTTGAGGCTAGGTTCAGTTCTGTGGAACGCCTCGGTACCTTTCCTTGTCTGTAAAACATACGGCCTCATCGGCTACATGAGACTAGCGGTGCAGGAGCATACAGGTTAGTTCTGATACTATAAAATATTGACTAACGTTTATTTTGTTAACTTTTAGTTGgtattatatttttacatgtaTAATGCTTTCAGTTCACAGTAAAGGGTGAACCCATGAAATCAATAATGTAGCTCTGTGATATATACATGGTATATGGATATTTCATTGTGGCTTGTAGTTTGTACATGTTATTTGAactgtttttaatataaaataataaatattatacagCATATTTTACTGTCTCTCTTCAGTGATTGAATCTCACCCAGACAATGCCTTGGAGGACCTGAGGTTAGATCAGCCTTTTAGTGAATTTAAGAAACACATTCAGTCCTATGACCTTGACAAAATGGACAAGAAGGTATCTATTTTGGTTTCAGCACATTAGCAAGTTTAAACCAGTTTAACCCTGTAAAGATTTACACAAAGTGATCATATTTAAATCTTCATTTATTCTGTAGGATCACAGTCACACACCTTGGGTCATCATTGTTGCGAAATATCTGGAGAAATGGCTCAGTGAGGTACagtacatttttctgtttagtATTTGTCTGATAAATACATCATCACTCATGTTTATTCATCTGGTTTGTTAATGTTGCTGAAGAATAAatgttctcttcctctgtccttgtAGCACAACTGCCAGCCGCCAAAAAATTACAAGGAGAAAGAGGCATTCAGACAAATCATTCGGGAAGGTATCGGTGGACCTCTAGATTGCAGTTCAATGACCTGTCTGTGTAACTCAACCCTATCTgtgattgattattattttgtgtctcttcagGGATCCTGAAGAATGAGAATGgtttcccagaggatgaagaaaACTTCGAGGAAGctattaaaaatgtcaatacGGCTTTAAATCCAACCAAGGTACCAGACCTCATAtactcattttgttttaaagagaTATCTGTCTCATGCAAAATATCTAATCTTATTAAGCCTCAAACAGTCTGTTATCTTTAGTGGCAAAGTTCGTAGTTAGACTATTCATGTAACATCTCTTTTTTCTGCAGATCCATAGTGCTCTTGAAGACCTCTTCAACAGTGAGCAGTGTAACAACATCACCTCACAGGTTCGGACTTTTTCCTAAAACTATTTTATTGAAACTACGTAGGGTCTGTTCCTATCTGGCATTAACATCTGTCTCAGGTGATCCAATCGCGAGTGGACAGCTCCAAgcacaggtgtgaacacacccaAACCGCATTgaggacgcacacacaccacattcgGAGGTGCTCTGGGACACAcatggccacattcttttagcttTGTGAACACAAAGGATTCCTGGGTCTCATTGAAGgactctgacctgctgcaggtcAATATTCTTAAagattctctgtgtttcccatACACTATCAGCATTGGTTGCCACATACCGATTTTTTCGTATCGATTTTTTCCTGTTTCAAATGGGTAGAATTTGATTTCATTGTGGAGCTGTTCACAGCGCATTGATTTGCTCAGCCCCTCCCTGCCTGGCTctccctgtgtttctctctgtttctctcccactcacacaaatacacattgacAGTGGACTCGTCTGCCGTAGCCAGACTGGCCAAAAACAACGGCAGATTTGGTTTCTGCAAACAGCAATCATGTATGCGTTTATTTGGAGATTCATTCTAATGTTACGTGTGAACTGAGAGACTTGGGTCTGACTTAGGGCTACAGTTATATCACACTTTCAAATAAGTAGTAATTTGGATTATTGCTAACTGTGCTGCGTGTCTATGCTGCAGACTCCGACCTTCTGGGTGATGCTGCGAGCTGTCAAGGAGTTTGTTCACACTGAAGGCAATGGAAGCCTCCCTGTGAGGGGAACCATTCCAGACATGATCGCAGACTCTCAGAAGTTTATCAACCTTCAAAATGTGTAAGTGTGGAATATGTGATTATTCCAGTTTGTTGTTTAGAATTTGTCGAGAGGAACTTAAATGAAAAGTGTTCCGGTCAAACAGGAGAGTTGTTCTATATGTCTGTTTCTGACCATTGATGATTTTATAATGTGGCTGTGTGAGGGTGTGATCAggagtcaaaggtcaaggtcactgtgaactCACCTCGATATTCGACTCGACACAATATTGATATTCACTTCAAATATtccacaaacattcacttagatCCAAAGATCCTCTGACTAAGAGTTTAGTGGTCAACGGTCGTGGTCACTGTGATCACACAAAACCCATTTTGACCATAAATCAAGAATGAATGCAGTCATTCTggcaacatttcacacaaatatCTAAATATTACAGAAtgagtgatgacattttatatccCAAAGGTCAACttaactgtgacatcatcattttccACAAAAACACGTTTCCTACCATAACTTAACATCATAACTGAGGATGACAAGGGGATTTTGTGACCATGTTTCCTGCAGCTCAACTGGTTGTCTGAGGCAAAGAGAtaattttagttttctgtttaatttcagTTACAGGGAAAAGGCCCTGCAGGATGCAGCTGCTGTTTCGAAGCACGTAGAGCGTCTGTTGCAGTCCGTTGCAAAGGTATGTTATAAAACTTTGTACTCACTAAATAAGAGTGTTAGGGTAAAATTAGTGCTCGATAGTGTCTAGTGGcctcaaaataaatatttgctaAGTCCGATGAATTAGCTGTGACTTGGAAGCTCTCGATTGAATGGGTCACAGCATGCACTCTAAAACTGAGATTCCTTTTCCTTTCCACCAGCCACCAGAGAGCATCTGTGAAAAGGACATCAAGCTATTCTGTAAGTAAACTTTCCTTTTAAACAACAATCTTtacatcacattttatattcacttaTATTTAGTCTCTTTATTTGCTTTCCCCTCGAATTTGATCTCAACCTGATTAAAGCCAAACACTGTCCATACCACAGTGTTTTTTtagagttttaatgtttattttatattgagaTGTGGAATTTGAGTTTTCCTTTTGTTGCAGTTCTGTAAGAACATTCTCAAATAAGATATGTCACGGCTAGAAATTGGTTTAAACATCTTTTACTTGAAATAATACATCCTTTAGTTACACTGCCTGATCTGATTATTCATggtaattattatattatccaTGTAAACATAACCACTGAGGTTCAACTTAGATATACACTACTCTGCATGTATGTAAGTATATAGGTATAATGTGTAAATTAGACGTGTCTTATGCTGTTTATAGATCAGTTACTAATTTTGCCTTCATGAAGTGGTGCTGCCTTTTCTGAATTCataagtttttttatttctctgttgctGTTCAGACTTATGTTGTTGTCACTGCTGCTCCTGGACTCAACATAACTCTGACTAGATGCAGGAATCACATAATGTAATTTGTGGCTAATTCAATTATTCCTAACTGTAGTCATCTGTGTGGACATCTAGGTAAGAATGCCTCCTTTCTGCGGGTGGTGCGCTGCAGATCTCTGGCTGAAGAATATAGTGTGgagtctgtaaataaagatgaaatcaGTGAGTTGgaaatttattttctcttcgATAAAAACTTTTCTGTGTCGTCTATTGTCATCTTATGTTTAAGCTAACGCTAATAATGGTAAGCCACGTTATATGTTCACCTAACAACCAGAGTGTCTTTTCGTGTCTTTCAGCCTCGTGCATGGACAGTCCAGACAGCGAGATGGTCTTCTACCTCATGCTGCGTGCTGTTGATCGCTTCTATCAGCAGCACTCCCGCTACCCAGGTACAGGCACagttcatcattttttttcaagAATTGAACCAGACGCAAAACACTTCCATGGAACCGAGTTATAATCGTGCAATCCAATAAAAACAGAGGTTTTCTGCGTTGTTGTTTTGCAAGTTGCAGATTTCCCTTTGTTATTAACAAGACAGAGTTGCTAAGTCATTGACAGACTTTGCATTCAACGATTTTATCACTTGTTGGGTCTTTTGAATTAGATTTGATGAGCTGCCTGCTCCAATACTGCATACTTCATAGTATGATTTTTAGGAATCATGTTCATAATTCCTCCAAATGCTTCTGTTTATCGTCTCTTACCAGGAGTTTACAACTACCAAGTTGAGGATGACATCAGcaaactgaagctgtgtgtaAACAGCCTTCTGCAGGAGTACAGCCTCAACGTCAATATCAAAGACGACTATATCCACGAGTTGTAAGTAATGGTCACTGctaaatttaatatttagagCAGTCGTTAAAAACTGTGCCAAATAATGATCCAATTCCTTTTCTTTCATAACCTGCAGCTGTCGATATGGTgcagcagagccacacacagTTGCAGCATTTTTAGGAGGTAAAGCTTTATCACTCTTCAGCAAATCAACCGATCCCTCATACTAATACGCAGCATATCTATCCCAAGCACTGCTAATAAATCAGAAATGTCTATTAACCTTGGTCAATATGTTTCTTTAGGATCTGCTGCTCAAGAGGCCATCAAGATCGTGAGCCACCAATTTGTGCCCTTTAGCAACACGTTCATTTACAACGCAATGTCACAGACCTCTGCCACCCTGAATCTGTAAATTAAGAGTTTTCTCACAACAATTTCAGAGAAAATAGGgtaatattgaaaaaaaacatgtcttgtACCAACTGGCTGTAATAGATGGAAACTGGGGGTTTGATAGAAGAAAGACAGAATTGCATTTTCTATCACTTTTGAATGGGGTTAGGACATTAATGTGTGCACTTAAAGCTAAAAGTGTTTCCCAGGGTTACCTGGACTTTTAAGACTAAATATTATGTTGATCATAAAACCTTGTCCTGTTGTTTGAAGTCTTTAAGGACAGTATTGGTGTcaacaaacattaaacaaagCTGGAAATCTAAATCTGTGTAGTATTTTCATTTGAGAAACTCATCATTTAGGTACGATTCAACACAACGTGGCAGCATTTTGTGAACTTTAGTCGCCGCTCTCTCCTACTAATTTGTGTTTGGAACAGAGAGGTCAGATCATTTGGTTTAGAATGAAAACTttacacactcattgatatcatTCCCCTAAATGGGTTTGATTTCGTtgatcaagatccattaattattccttggaaaataagtgaaaatgtcgAAAaacttacaatgttaaagaaagtggaaataaaagagacatttgaccttttgcccatctgtttatttttatataccaaaggtgaaacatgtttttgtggtTAAACGTCTGCTCTGCCTACTTTTGGGCTTTCAACTGTTTCCCCCACAGTCCAGATACAGTctggtgaaaacacacagagcaaattGTTGACTTGTTCAGAAGTGGTAACAAGGATTACACAGTTATTTAGCAGAATAAATGTGAGCTGACAAACATGTGAGCTTCTTGATCGGCCTGTAATGTGACTCGCCCCCTGGCAGGACTCACCCGCAAACCAGGTTTAGAGGATTTTTTTACTGGGAGCTGATGACAGTATTTTATCCAACACAAGAGGGCACTCTTCCATGTTTCGCCCTCCATAGGGGAACATATAGTGTGTTGTGCATACCTGCTCAGTGACCTATTCCTGAAAGCTGACCCTTGGACACAGACGTTTTTTTTCGTTGCAGGATGTTAACAAAATCTTGCAGCGTTACTCATTGACCGAAATGTTTCTCAATAGCCTGAGATGCATGTAGAAGACACTGGTGTTGGTGGTGAGTTTGATCTAACGTGCAGCACAGAGCCCTGTCGGAGAATTAGGCTCTGAGGGTCATTGTGATGTAACTGTCGGGTTGTCTCTTCCCAGACTTGGCAGAATGGAAATTTGCCctcagcagatgtttttttctccttgtaaGACTCTACCCACACACcctcagctcccccccccccatatagATATCTGTCCGAcagtctcacacaaacacacacttataccccccccccgtctgaGAGGGATGGAGCGGCTTGCCAACGAGTCGTCTGGCCATTTCCTAAATGAAGATTTTGTCCTCTGAGTCTTAGAGATTATCAtgtgtccatccatccacccactaACTCTTCAGACTGTCACAAAGCAGTGCCAGGGTTTGTTAGTCCGAACCAGACAGtgtcttctctttttatttgaaaagttaAAGACACAATCCATCAACTACAGGAAGAAAGAAAGCTCAAATTCAGTTATATTCTGTACACAAGGTAATCAGAGGTAGAACGTGCTGATGAACGTGCTCGTGgctcacattattattattattattgttgttcttGTGTTTGAGCTATGTTAAGACATATAATCCACGCTAGTGACGGCAGCCCTAAAACAAATCATCAGTACCTCTGGTCATTTTTGAGTTAACATTGGTTCCACAGGGTAAAGTGTGGTTGATGAATGTGCTAAACTTGAATTCTTTTGCTGTTGTGAGTTGATTTGAGGTCAGACTTTCGGGAGAGCACTCCTTTGCTGGACCCCTCATACTGATGCTACACACACTACAAATTATCCGATTTACATGATCTTTGGGTCGTTTAGGGTTTCATAACGTCAGAATCAGTAGATGTGTCCAAAATATTAATTGGTCAtgcttaaatacattttactttgaaatatcaCTATGCATAATGTCTATATTATGTAATACAACACTTATGCACTCAGAACTCCAAACAATTTGATACTGAAGTGATTTATTAATTTCCAACTAAACCATAATGTATCTTTTGACGCTAACTTTTCTTCTCTAGTTTACTTCATGTTGTGCCAACATACGTCTTATTTATCTTTATGTGTCATGGAACATACACACCCTCATGGTTGCTGCATGAATGCAGGTCATAACATGGACATGTCAGGGCTCATGAAGTGCACATGTACCACACAGAACATTGAGTACCTTATCATGTTCCTCTTCAGATCTCAAGATCGCCTCAATGAGCAACACTGGGGGCAAACTAGGGAGGTTTCGGATGTATTGAAAGATTCAAATAACTGTGAAGTTTTATTCACACTTTAAATCTGATAACTGTTTTTTTGGCCACCTGGGAGCAGTGTTCTGAAAACAGCACTGTCATATCCTCCCCTTTCTAAGTTACGTTTACTTAATTGTGCATCCATCTGTTACAGAGGAGCTGTATCATTCATTTGAAGTCGTCTTGTGAATGTTGAATTACTTTTTAGCTCAGATATTTCTTTGTATCTGGCTCCTCAGCTGATTAATTCTCCACTATGCTCATCAACTAATCAGCGAGTCACTGACTTTTTCtatctgctgtttgctgctgagcAGATAGTATACAGTGGGCTTTTAGAGTTTTAATGCTGAAAACAGCTGCGTGCTGCGGCCAACAACCAAGTGAGAATGaagtgcagagctgcaggccggacatttaaataatgagctgaaatgaaatattatgCCCCATAGTACTGAGAGGAGCCACAGATTtgggtgataattctctgtagCATTTTAGATTCTACCTaattttataaaagaaaaaaggtgaaaacactttcacacacacacatctgtactCTCTGTTGCTTCCCTGCATTATCAAGAGTTCAGCGTCCAGACCCATGCTTGGATCTGTGTTATCTTGGAGCCACAGGAGAGGCCCAACaatggacgtgtgtgtgtgtgtgtgtgtgtgtgtgtgtgtgtgtgtgtgtgtgtgtgtgtgtgtgtgtgtgtgtgtgtgtgtgtgtgtgttttttgttcgGGGGAGCTTGGAGGAGGGGCCGGTCGTAAATGCTAAAATCAATCACTAAATCAGAAGCACAGCCTGCAGAAAGGCCACAGTGCCAACGATGACGCTCACTGGGAGCTTCAAGCAATAAAgggtgaagggaggaggggtggggggggtggtaTTGGATGACTCAGCTTTGGGAAACGAAGGAAACTGCAAAGTAAAAGCGGCAGATTGGTTTGTCATACCatccccacccccacccccagaAGTCGAGGGCTGCATGTGCCCCCTGTCACAACCCTCTCACAGGATATACGGTTGCGTTTTGCTGAGCACATCAGCAGCGAGAGGTTAAGGCACGAGGAGGTCGAGGGTGATGTCTTTCTGATGGCTC
This genomic stretch from Hippoglossus hippoglossus isolate fHipHip1 chromosome 3, fHipHip1.pri, whole genome shotgun sequence harbors:
- the nae1 gene encoding NEDD8-activating enzyme E1 regulatory subunit; protein product: MAATQASKEQKYDRQLRLWGDHGQESLENAHVCLINATATGTEILKNLVLPGVGAFTIVDGHTVSGEDVGNNFFLSNNSIGKNRAQAATELLQELNSDVSGNFVEESPDKLLDNDPEFFHRFTIVIGVHLPESTCLRLGSVLWNASVPFLVCKTYGLIGYMRLAVQEHTVIESHPDNALEDLRLDQPFSEFKKHIQSYDLDKMDKKDHSHTPWVIIVAKYLEKWLSEHNCQPPKNYKEKEAFRQIIREGILKNENGFPEDEENFEEAIKNVNTALNPTKIHSALEDLFNSEQCNNITSQTPTFWVMLRAVKEFVHTEGNGSLPVRGTIPDMIADSQKFINLQNVYREKALQDAAAVSKHVERLLQSVAKPPESICEKDIKLFCKNASFLRVVRCRSLAEEYSVESVNKDEITSCMDSPDSEMVFYLMLRAVDRFYQQHSRYPGVYNYQVEDDISKLKLCVNSLLQEYSLNVNIKDDYIHEFCRYGAAEPHTVAAFLGGSAAQEAIKIVSHQFVPFSNTFIYNAMSQTSATLNL